One genomic segment of Pseudomonas chlororaphis subsp. aurantiaca includes these proteins:
- a CDS encoding glucose/quinate/shikimate family membrane-bound PQQ-dependent dehydrogenase: protein MSTDGASSPSRLLPSLLGILLLLMGLAMLAGGIKLSMLGGSLYYLLAGIGLIVSGVLLLAGRSSALLVYGVVLFASSVWALWEVGLDWWQLVPRLSLFFALGVVLLLPWFRRPLLRNGPAPLGTAVLGVAVVLAGGAAINSQFTNPGEISGELGRESADTTSAAPTMPEGDWQAYGRTEFGDRYSPLTQITPANIGKLQEAWRIRTGDMPTAKDPVEITNQNTPLKVNGMLYACTAHSQVLALDPDTGKEIWRFDPKIQGPNGDDFRGWAHMTCRGVSYYDEASFNKSDAISTPASLSAAGQAIAASCPRRLFLPTADARLIAINADTGKVCEDFGNKGAVDLKAGIGPFTPGGYYSTSPAAITRNLVIIGGHVTDNESTNEPSGVIRAFDVHDGHLVWNWDAGNPDVTTPLPEGQTYTRNSPNMWSLASVDEKLGLVYLPLGNQMPDQWGGNRTAGAEKFSAGTVALDIDTGKLRWNYQFTHHDLWDMDVGSQPTLVDMKTAEGIKPALIQPTKQGSLYVLDRRDGTPIVPIQEVPAPAGAVEGDHTAPTQARSDLNLLPPPLEEKGMWGATPFDQMLCRIQFKELRYEGQYTPPSIQGSLVYPGNVGVFNWGSVSIDPVRHLLFTSPNYMAFVSKLVPRAEVAADSKRESETSGVQPNTGAPYAVIMHPFMSPFGVPCQAPAWGYVAGIDLTTNKVVWKHKNGTSRDSSPVPIGLPIGVPSMGGSMVTAGGVGFLSGTLDQYIRGYDVNNGKELWKSRLPAGGQATPMSYTGKDGKQYVLVVVGGHGSLGTKMGDYIIAYKLSE from the coding sequence ATGAGCACTGATGGTGCTTCAAGTCCGAGCCGCCTGCTGCCGAGCCTGCTCGGTATCTTGCTGCTGCTAATGGGCCTGGCCATGCTGGCCGGGGGGATCAAGCTGAGCATGCTCGGCGGCTCGCTGTACTACCTGTTGGCCGGTATCGGCCTGATCGTCAGCGGCGTGCTGCTGCTGGCGGGGCGTAGTTCCGCGCTGCTCGTCTACGGGGTGGTGCTGTTCGCCAGTTCCGTCTGGGCACTGTGGGAAGTCGGCCTGGACTGGTGGCAACTGGTACCACGCCTGTCGCTGTTCTTTGCCCTGGGTGTGGTTCTGCTGCTGCCATGGTTCCGTCGTCCGCTGCTGCGCAACGGCCCGGCGCCGCTGGGTACCGCGGTACTGGGCGTGGCCGTGGTCCTGGCCGGCGGTGCCGCGATCAACAGCCAGTTCACCAACCCGGGCGAGATCTCGGGCGAACTGGGCCGTGAAAGCGCCGACACCACCAGCGCCGCGCCGACCATGCCCGAAGGCGACTGGCAGGCGTATGGCCGTACCGAGTTCGGCGACCGCTACTCGCCGCTGACCCAGATCACTCCGGCCAACATCGGCAAGCTGCAGGAAGCCTGGCGCATCCGCACCGGCGACATGCCGACCGCCAAGGACCCGGTGGAAATCACCAACCAGAACACCCCGCTGAAGGTCAACGGCATGCTCTATGCCTGCACCGCCCACAGCCAGGTGCTGGCGCTGGACCCGGACACCGGCAAGGAAATCTGGCGTTTCGACCCGAAAATCCAGGGTCCGAACGGCGATGACTTCCGTGGCTGGGCGCACATGACCTGCCGCGGCGTGTCGTACTACGACGAAGCCAGCTTCAACAAGTCCGACGCCATCAGCACCCCGGCCAGCCTCTCGGCCGCCGGCCAGGCCATCGCCGCCAGCTGCCCGCGTCGCCTGTTCCTGCCGACCGCCGACGCACGCCTGATCGCGATCAACGCCGACACCGGCAAGGTCTGCGAAGACTTCGGCAACAAAGGCGCGGTGGACCTGAAGGCCGGTATCGGCCCGTTCACTCCAGGCGGCTACTACTCGACGTCGCCAGCCGCCATCACCCGTAACCTGGTGATCATCGGCGGCCACGTGACCGACAACGAGTCGACCAACGAGCCGTCCGGCGTGATCCGCGCCTTCGACGTGCACGACGGTCACCTGGTGTGGAACTGGGACGCCGGCAACCCCGACGTAACCACTCCGCTGCCGGAAGGCCAGACCTACACCCGCAACTCGCCAAACATGTGGTCCCTGGCCAGCGTCGACGAGAAACTGGGCCTGGTCTACCTGCCGCTGGGCAACCAGATGCCTGACCAGTGGGGAGGCAACCGCACCGCGGGCGCCGAGAAATTCAGCGCCGGCACCGTGGCCCTGGACATCGACACCGGCAAGCTGCGCTGGAACTACCAGTTCACCCACCATGACCTGTGGGACATGGACGTGGGCAGCCAGCCGACCCTGGTGGACATGAAGACCGCGGAGGGCATCAAGCCGGCGCTGATCCAGCCGACCAAGCAAGGCAGCCTGTACGTGCTGGACCGCCGCGACGGCACCCCGATCGTGCCGATCCAGGAAGTACCGGCGCCGGCCGGTGCGGTCGAAGGCGACCACACCGCGCCAACCCAGGCCCGTTCGGACCTGAACCTGCTGCCACCGCCGCTGGAAGAAAAAGGCATGTGGGGCGCCACGCCGTTCGACCAGATGCTGTGCCGCATCCAGTTCAAGGAACTGCGCTACGAAGGCCAGTACACCCCGCCATCGATCCAGGGCAGCCTGGTCTACCCGGGTAACGTCGGTGTGTTCAACTGGGGCAGCGTGTCGATCGACCCGGTCCGTCACCTGCTGTTCACCAGCCCGAACTACATGGCCTTCGTTTCCAAGCTGGTGCCGCGCGCCGAAGTCGCCGCCGACAGCAAGCGCGAAAGCGAAACCTCCGGTGTGCAACCCAACACCGGCGCGCCTTACGCGGTGATCATGCATCCGTTCATGTCGCCGTTCGGAGTACCTTGCCAGGCCCCGGCCTGGGGCTACGTGGCCGGTATCGACCTGACCACCAACAAAGTGGTGTGGAAGCACAAGAACGGCACCAGCCGCGACAGCTCGCCAGTACCGATCGGCCTGCCCATCGGCGTGCCGAGCATGGGCGGCTCGATGGTCACCGCCGGCGGCGTGGGCTTCCTCAGCGGTACCCTGGACCAGTACATCCGCGGTTATGACGTGAACAACGGCAAGGAACTGTGGAAATCCCGCCTGCCAGCGGGCGGCCAGGCCACGCCGATGAGCTACACCGGCAAGGATGGCAAGCAGTACGTGCTGGTGGTCGTGGGTGGCCACGGCTCGCTGGGCACCAAAATGGGCGACTACATCATCGCCTACAAACTGTCGGAATAA